Genomic segment of Saprospira sp. CCB-QB6:
AGAATCAAAACAGATCGAAACGAGGAATATGTAGCTATGTTGATAATGGGAGCAAATAAAAACTACTGGGGGCTCATCAACCAAAATTACATCATGAACAGCCTTGCTAATATGGCGGAAACGAATAACATCAGTGCAGATCTTTACCGCCACTGCCGCAAGTTTGTAGAAGACAAAGCAGAGCATGAAGGTATTGAGTATAGCGAAGCCTCTTTCAGCATGAAAGAATTCGAAAACATCCTTTACCAATACGAAAGAGGAGAACTCTAATGCTGAATTTAAAGCGCCCTCAGGGGCGCTTTTTTTGTCTATAGTATAGACAAAAAAAGCCTCTTTTAAATCAGTTTATTATCTTCCAAAGAAAAAGATGAAATACCTTGTACTTTTTCTGTGCTTCATTAGTAACTTATCCCTAAAAGGCCAACCTTTACGTGCCTATGAGAAAGCCGCCCAAGCGGCCTTGGAGCGGACAGATTATTACAATGCCATTTATTACTATGAGGCCGTTTTGCAGAGCAAGCAAAAGCCGGCCGTTTATTGGAACTATGCCCAGGCATTGGCGGGAGCTTTTGCGCATGAGCAGGCCGCCCAGGCCTATGCCCAAGCAGAGGAACAAGCGGCAAATTATCCCAACTTCTATTATTGTTATGGCTTGAGTTTGCAGCAGTCGGGCCAATATGAGCAGGCGCAAGCCATCTGGGAAAAGCAAGAGCTGGGGCCGCTTTCGCCCTATGAGCGGGCCCATATTCAAGAGTGTTTGAAGGGCCTAGAGATGATCGGCCGCCAGGCAGAAGACCAAAGTTGGGACTGCCAAAATATGGGGCCTAAAATCAATGGTCCCTCGGCAGATTATGCAGCTTATCCAGACAGTCTGGGCCGCCTCTTCTTTTCCGCTCTCCGACAAGCCGATGCCCAAGCCCCCTTTGAGAGCCAACTCTATAGCCAGCGCGAAAAGGAGCAAAAAGCCCAGCGCTATTGGGCTATCCGCTCGGAGCAGCCCTTAGGGGCCAGTTGTTGGGGGGCGCATTATGGCATCCGCTACCTCAGTGTAATAACAGATAGTACGAGCTATTTGGCCTATAGCTATCGAGAGGAAAATGGCCGTTTTTCGCCCCCAAAAGCCTTGGGGAATTTACCGCCTAGGGTCAGTCAGCCGCATTATTGGGCTTTGGGGCCAGATTCGGGTTATTTATACTTTGTGCATCGCTCCGAAGAGCAGCAGGAAGATATCTGGCGGGCCAAGATCAAAGCAGATAGCATCGTCTTAACGGCCGTCCCTTTGGGGCCAGAAATCAATAGTATGGGCCGAGAGCTCTCGCCTTTTCGGCGGGGCGACAGCCTGTTCTTCGCCTCTGATTTTTGGGCGGGCTATGGCGGGCTCGATATCTTTTGCGCTATTGGCGATACGGTATTTAATCTGGGGGCGGGCCTCAATTCGGCGGCTCATGAGCTCTATTTCTATTTGGAGCCAGGCGATAGTACGGGCTATTTTGCCTCTAATCGCAAGGGCTCGCAACAGCTCAAGGAGGCCGTTTGTTGCACCGATATTTATCGTTTTGAGAGCCAGCGCTTTTTGCCCCCAGTAGTTGTGGATACGCCCTTAGTGGTCCAGCTCGACAGTCCACCTCCCGCTCGCCCGCCCTATGAAGAGCTGCTGACCAGTTTGCAGCAGCAACTGCCCATTGCCCTTTATTTTCACAATGATGAACCCGATAGTAATAGCTTAGCCATTGTTTCTAGCCAAACTTATCGACAATCTTGG
This window contains:
- a CDS encoding cell envelope biogenesis protein OmpA, whose amino-acid sequence is MKYLVLFLCFISNLSLKGQPLRAYEKAAQAALERTDYYNAIYYYEAVLQSKQKPAVYWNYAQALAGAFAHEQAAQAYAQAEEQAANYPNFYYCYGLSLQQSGQYEQAQAIWEKQELGPLSPYERAHIQECLKGLEMIGRQAEDQSWDCQNMGPKINGPSADYAAYPDSLGRLFFSALRQADAQAPFESQLYSQREKEQKAQRYWAIRSEQPLGASCWGAHYGIRYLSVITDSTSYLAYSYREENGRFSPPKALGNLPPRVSQPHYWALGPDSGYLYFVHRSEEQQEDIWRAKIKADSIVLTAVPLGPEINSMGRELSPFRRGDSLFFASDFWAGYGGLDIFCAIGDTVFNLGAGLNSAAHELYFYLEPGDSTGYFASNRKGSQQLKEAVCCTDIYRFESQRFLPPVVVDTPLVVQLDSPPPARPPYEELLTSLQQQLPIALYFHNDEPDSNSLAIVSSQTYRQSWDSYQALFPLYRQQNASSLAHWQNFEAQAKAQYAQLDSFERQLLRLLQQGYRLEVAIRAYCSPRSWTDYNFNLAQRRIDALLKDWESGPLAPYLAQEQLRLEWLPLGESRAPAGVNDRFDQPRWSIFSAAAAAERRLEIEFVSLKK